The Borrelia hispanica CRI genome has a window encoding:
- a CDS encoding type I phosphoribosyltransferase — protein MWNWTVLKSIFFPFCSCCHRNYVYLNSLCKQCVTLFHFDIKLRDDIWYFFEYKDEYKKLILAYKSDGQKLLGKFFANIIFQFLMNIDFDLVVSVPCSFKRNFFYDFDHMEYIGNLLSKRGVNYINIFKRGLGRSQKLLRGNLRYTNLENKITLRSKYKYMKFKRIVLIDDIVTTGTSMTFCENILIKNGFYNVIKLSIARV, from the coding sequence ATGTGGAATTGGACTGTTTTAAAAAGTATATTTTTTCCTTTTTGTTCTTGTTGTCATAGAAATTATGTTTATTTAAATTCCCTTTGCAAGCAGTGCGTTACTTTGTTTCATTTTGATATTAAGTTGAGAGATGATATTTGGTATTTTTTTGAATATAAAGATGAATATAAAAAATTAATTCTTGCTTATAAGAGTGATGGACAAAAATTACTTGGTAAATTTTTTGCAAATATAATTTTTCAATTTTTAATGAATATTGATTTTGATTTGGTTGTGAGTGTTCCTTGTAGTTTTAAAAGAAATTTTTTTTATGATTTTGATCATATGGAATATATTGGTAATTTATTATCTAAGAGAGGGGTAAATTATATCAATATTTTTAAACGAGGTTTGGGTAGGAGTCAAAAGTTATTACGTGGAAATTTGAGATATACTAATTTAGAGAATAAGATTACGTTAAGATCTAAATATAAATATATGAAATTTAAAAGAATCGTGCTTATTGATGATATTGTGACAACCGGAACATCTATGACGTTTTGTGAGAATATTCTCATAAAGAATGGGTTTTATAATGTGATAAAACTGTCAATTGCTAGAGTTTAG
- the rimP gene encoding ribosome maturation factor RimP, protein MVKISDNSEIYNLIKDVTYLLGISIIEINTFRRRDEFKIQIVLYKSDNFGVDMLCDLHKMILLKLEAVLKYNVSLEISTPGINRKIKSDREFKIFEGKKIKLMLNNDFEEGFILRAERDGFIFKTEYKEVKILYSNVKKAKLS, encoded by the coding sequence TTGGTTAAAATTTCTGATAATAGTGAAATTTATAATTTAATAAAGGATGTAACCTATCTATTAGGAATCTCAATTATAGAAATTAATACTTTTAGAAGAAGAGATGAATTTAAAATACAGATAGTTCTTTATAAGAGTGATAATTTCGGTGTTGATATGCTTTGTGATTTACATAAAATGATTTTATTGAAATTGGAAGCGGTTCTTAAATATAATGTTAGTTTAGAAATCTCTACGCCTGGAATAAATAGAAAAATTAAGAGTGATAGAGAGTTTAAGATTTTTGAGGGTAAAAAAATCAAATTGATGTTAAATAATGATTTTGAAGAAGGTTTTATCTTAAGAGCAGAGAGGGATGGTTTTATTTTTAAAACGGAGTATAAAGAAGTAAAAATTCTTTATAGCAATGTTAAGAAGGCTAAATTGTCTTAA
- the nusA gene encoding transcription termination factor NusA: MIKGTGQMIANIASERGMSIDAIRKTVRESVIIAYKKYFGTSDNALIKFDDNTGDLIVYSKKKVVDEVKNNVMEILVDDAKTFELVDNEYVYVEINPKIFDRLSIQVAKQRTKSDLQGIEDNELYLEFKHKLHKIVIGYVQQNRNGDLYVNLGSTDGVIPKKYQSPREVYSLNDKVRVLVYSVKKGRNGIEVILSRTHPKFIEELLALEIPEIEEGIIKIHKIVRDPGYRTKVAVYSEKEEVDSVGPCIGQKGVRIQSIIKELEGEKIDIIPYSKDIKEFIKDSLTPAKIDNVYIIDEDLHKALVVVSDEQLSLAIGKMGQNVRLANRLLDWAIDVKTSSQFAEMKASGEFKQDTFEMFDKIIQDNVQEDEFEEINKISELKVLDDDIVAKLIQRDLDDIDNFLNASEDKLFELGITYEKQEEINKILKEGMVIISNDDESVEGVKDEEDLLCPECGTVINENMTFCPGCKIGLSFEFEEE; encoded by the coding sequence ATGATAAAGGGTACTGGTCAAATGATTGCCAATATTGCTAGTGAGCGGGGAATGAGTATAGATGCTATTAGGAAGACGGTTAGAGAATCGGTAATAATAGCTTATAAGAAATATTTTGGAACAAGTGATAATGCTTTAATTAAGTTTGATGATAATACTGGGGACTTAATAGTTTATTCTAAGAAGAAGGTTGTGGATGAAGTTAAAAATAATGTGATGGAGATATTAGTAGATGATGCTAAAACATTTGAACTTGTAGATAATGAATATGTTTATGTTGAAATTAATCCTAAAATTTTTGATAGACTGTCAATTCAGGTTGCTAAACAAAGAACTAAGAGTGATTTGCAGGGAATTGAGGATAATGAACTTTATTTAGAATTTAAGCACAAATTACATAAAATTGTTATTGGTTATGTTCAACAAAATCGAAATGGAGATCTTTATGTTAATCTTGGTAGTACAGATGGTGTTATTCCTAAGAAATATCAGTCTCCAAGAGAAGTTTATAGTCTTAATGATAAAGTTCGAGTTCTTGTTTATAGTGTTAAAAAAGGAAGGAATGGGATAGAGGTAATTTTGTCAAGAACCCATCCTAAATTTATTGAGGAATTACTTGCTCTTGAAATTCCTGAGATTGAAGAGGGAATTATTAAGATACATAAAATAGTAAGGGACCCAGGTTATAGAACTAAAGTAGCTGTTTATTCTGAGAAAGAAGAAGTCGATTCTGTGGGTCCTTGTATTGGACAAAAGGGTGTTAGAATTCAGTCAATAATTAAAGAACTTGAAGGAGAAAAAATAGATATTATTCCTTATTCTAAAGATATTAAGGAGTTTATTAAAGATTCTTTAACTCCAGCTAAGATAGATAATGTGTATATTATTGATGAAGATTTGCATAAGGCATTAGTTGTTGTAAGTGATGAGCAACTTTCGCTTGCAATAGGTAAAATGGGACAAAATGTTAGACTTGCAAATAGGCTTCTTGATTGGGCAATTGATGTTAAAACTAGTAGTCAATTTGCTGAAATGAAGGCAAGTGGAGAGTTTAAGCAAGATACTTTTGAAATGTTTGACAAAATTATTCAGGATAATGTTCAGGAAGATGAATTTGAAGAGATAAACAAAATTAGTGAACTTAAAGTTCTTGATGATGATATTGTTGCCAAATTGATTCAAAGAGATCTTGATGATATTGATAATTTTTTAAATGCCAGTGAAGATAAGCTTTTTGAGTTAGGAATAACTTATGAAAAGCAAGAAGAGATAAATAAAATATTAAAAGAAGGAATGGTAATAATTTCTAATGACGATGAATCTGTTGAGGGTGTGAAAGATGAGGAAGATTTACTTTGTCCTGAGTGTGGTACTGTTATTAATGAAAATATGACTTTTTGTCCGGGTTGTAAGATAGGGCTTAGTTTTGAATTTGAAGAGGAGTAA
- the infB gene encoding translation initiation factor IF-2: MSENIDDDRSEDEKKIKVVKLRKKVVKVVTHTDKNLNRSRDDSFKPSNSWNNQSSGRGYSYDNRDRGVRSSSFHTDNRGNSGTVQQGNKGYAHRNYSYNRDNNSRDNRGHSYSRGGGVKSSSFHTDNKDSSGAPQQGHRRYSNRNSTYNRDNRENSYSRGGGIKSSSFHTDNKDSSGAPQQGNRVYSNRNYTHSRDNSNSSNNSSQSFRRVIRTKVVSSVTMSPPSDSDNKGLLNRKLGEKKKQQQESQKVYKRKKEEIESKTIEQKVFEQLQKKKKENLANPIPKSIDIMGSITVAELARKMNLKSSDLIAKLMTLGVMATINEKIDSDTATILVEEYGSRVNVVSIYDETVIEAEEDDESKEVTKPPVITIMGHVDHGKTRLLSVLQNIDINQTEFGGITQHIGAYTINYNEHEITFLDTPGHEAFTMMRSRGAQVTDIVVLVVSAVDGVMPQTVEAINHAKDANVPIIVAVNKIDLPDSNLDKVKHQLSEYDLIPEDWGGNTIFVAISALKNIGITELLDMIILQAEVMSLKANPTKRAIGRVLDAKIDMGRGVVCSVIIEDGTLSIGDSFVGGVYHGKVRALINERGVSVRSIGPAKAISVLGFSSIPQAGDPFQVTKTEKEAKLISSKRQDLKRYEDAKNVKKVTMSNLYDSIKDGELRELKIILKADVQGSVEALKHSLEKLTNNEIRVKVIHSSVGAITETDISFAAASEAVIIGFHVRPTAKAQFLADQEKVEIRKYNIIYDAINDIKSVLEGMLEPDIEQQFIGFAEVRAVINIPKVGVVAGCYVSQGCIKRDAVTNIMRDGYQVHSGKISSLRRFKEDVKEVGAQYECGIMIDNYSNIKEGDVIEAFEVKKVKRRFES; this comes from the coding sequence TTGTCAGAAAATATTGATGATGATCGCAGTGAAGATGAAAAAAAAATTAAGGTTGTTAAATTACGAAAGAAGGTGGTAAAGGTTGTAACTCATACTGATAAAAACTTGAATAGGTCTAGAGATGATTCTTTTAAACCTTCAAATTCATGGAATAATCAATCTTCTGGTAGGGGGTATTCGTATGATAATAGGGATAGGGGTGTGCGATCTTCTTCTTTTCATACAGATAACAGGGGTAATTCTGGTACAGTGCAACAAGGCAATAAGGGATATGCTCATAGAAACTATTCTTACAATAGGGATAATAATAGTAGAGATAATAGAGGGCATTCTTATTCTAGAGGGGGAGGGGTAAAATCTTCTTCTTTTCATACGGATAATAAAGATAGTTCTGGGGCACCTCAACAAGGTCATAGAAGGTATTCTAATAGAAATTCTACTTATAATAGAGATAATAGAGAAAATTCTTATTCTAGAGGGGGTGGGATAAAATCTTCTTCTTTTCATACAGATAATAAAGATAGTTCTGGGGCACCTCAACAAGGTAATAGGGTATATTCTAATAGAAACTATACTCATAGTAGAGATAATAGTAATAGTAGTAATAATAGTTCCCAGTCATTTAGAAGAGTGATTAGAACTAAGGTTGTCTCTAGTGTAACTATGTCACCTCCTTCTGATTCTGATAATAAGGGTCTTCTTAATAGAAAACTTGGCGAGAAAAAGAAACAACAACAAGAGAGCCAAAAAGTTTATAAAAGGAAGAAAGAGGAGATTGAGAGCAAAACAATAGAACAGAAAGTCTTTGAACAACTTCAGAAAAAGAAGAAAGAAAATTTAGCAAATCCAATTCCTAAGTCAATTGATATTATGGGTAGTATTACTGTTGCTGAACTTGCAAGAAAAATGAATTTAAAATCTTCAGATTTAATTGCTAAATTGATGACCTTAGGTGTAATGGCTACTATTAATGAAAAGATTGATTCTGATACTGCTACTATTTTGGTTGAAGAATATGGTTCAAGAGTTAATGTTGTTTCAATTTATGATGAAACAGTGATAGAGGCAGAGGAAGATGATGAGAGTAAGGAAGTTACAAAACCACCTGTCATTACAATAATGGGACATGTTGATCATGGAAAGACTAGACTTTTATCAGTGTTGCAGAATATTGATATCAATCAAACTGAATTTGGTGGGATTACGCAACATATTGGGGCTTATACTATTAATTACAATGAGCATGAAATAACTTTTCTAGATACTCCAGGACATGAGGCTTTTACAATGATGAGGAGCAGGGGAGCACAAGTTACTGATATTGTTGTTCTTGTTGTCTCTGCTGTTGATGGGGTAATGCCACAGACTGTTGAGGCTATTAATCATGCAAAAGATGCAAATGTACCTATCATAGTCGCAGTTAATAAAATTGATTTACCAGATTCAAATCTAGATAAGGTTAAGCATCAACTTTCAGAGTATGATTTGATACCTGAAGATTGGGGTGGGAATACAATTTTTGTTGCAATATCAGCTCTTAAAAATATTGGTATTACAGAACTTCTTGATATGATTATTTTGCAAGCTGAAGTAATGTCATTAAAAGCAAATCCAACCAAAAGGGCGATTGGTAGAGTTCTTGATGCTAAGATTGATATGGGTAGAGGAGTGGTTTGTTCTGTTATAATTGAGGATGGAACTCTTTCTATAGGAGATTCTTTTGTTGGAGGAGTATATCATGGTAAAGTTAGGGCATTAATTAATGAAAGAGGAGTATCTGTTAGGAGTATTGGTCCTGCAAAAGCAATTAGTGTTTTAGGTTTTTCATCAATTCCACAAGCCGGTGATCCATTTCAAGTTACAAAAACCGAAAAAGAAGCCAAATTAATTAGTTCTAAAAGGCAAGATCTTAAGAGATATGAAGATGCTAAAAATGTGAAAAAAGTTACCATGTCAAATCTTTATGATTCAATTAAGGATGGGGAATTAAGAGAACTTAAGATAATTTTAAAAGCAGATGTTCAAGGTTCTGTTGAAGCTTTAAAACATTCTCTTGAAAAATTGACTAATAATGAAATTAGAGTAAAAGTTATTCATTCTTCGGTAGGTGCAATAACAGAGACCGATATTAGTTTTGCAGCAGCAAGTGAGGCAGTTATTATTGGTTTTCATGTGCGGCCTACAGCAAAAGCACAATTTTTGGCTGATCAAGAAAAAGTTGAAATTAGAAAGTATAATATAATTTATGATGCAATTAATGATATTAAATCAGTTCTTGAAGGTATGTTAGAACCAGATATTGAACAGCAGTTTATTGGATTTGCTGAAGTTCGTGCTGTTATTAATATTCCTAAGGTTGGGGTAGTGGCTGGATGTTATGTGTCGCAAGGGTGCATAAAGCGTGATGCTGTAACTAATATCATGAGGGATGGATATCAAGTACATTCTGGTAAAATTTCCTCACTAAGAAGATTTAAAGAGGATGTTAAGGAAGTTGGTGCTCAATATGAATGTGGTATTATGATTGATAATTATTCTAATATTAAAGAAGGTGATGTCATTGAGGCATTTGAGGTTAAGAAAGTAAAAAGACGTTTTGAGTCTTAA
- the rbfA gene encoding 30S ribosome-binding factor RbfA, producing the protein MEKAIRKSKLESLLIQEIGNLIVTRSIKDPRVHEFLTVVRVEIANDLINTKVFVGSIKEGVSLDNAIKALNNAKGFIQKKLVKRIKVRNTPKLNFIRDDTISKAFYVNKIIENLNFSEE; encoded by the coding sequence ATGGAAAAAGCAATAAGAAAATCAAAACTTGAGAGTTTATTAATTCAAGAGATTGGTAATTTGATAGTAACAAGATCAATTAAAGATCCTAGAGTGCATGAATTTTTAACTGTTGTAAGGGTTGAGATTGCAAATGATTTAATTAATACAAAGGTATTTGTTGGATCTATTAAAGAAGGTGTGTCTCTTGATAATGCTATTAAAGCATTGAATAATGCTAAGGGTTTTATTCAAAAAAAACTTGTTAAGCGTATTAAGGTTAGAAATACTCCTAAATTGAATTTTATAAGAGATGATACTATTTCTAAGGCTTTTTATGTTAATAAAATAATTGAAAATCTAAATTTTAGTGAAGAATAG
- the truB gene encoding tRNA pseudouridine(55) synthase TruB, with translation MDGIILLNKLVGITSYEALYPIKKYFSTSRIGHTGILDKFASGLLVVLVGKYTKLSGYITSLDKEYISEFEFGIETDTLDPNGKIINSTDYVPSLNEVVLGVESLIGEIFQVPPQFSSIHVKGQRAYKLALSGQSFHLQARRINIYDIEILDYNIDSRILKLKIKCSKGTYVRSIARDLGHALGSCAYVKSLKRTQIGDFKLDDAYCFDKLNDDSLLGIESLNFFEKIYVDNNMIRLIQNGIYINIAINDGEFKILKSKNEKTLAIICGIGLNKYRYVIIF, from the coding sequence ATGGATGGGATTATTTTATTAAATAAACTAGTTGGGATAACTTCTTATGAAGCTCTTTATCCTATAAAAAAATATTTCTCTACAAGTCGAATTGGACATACAGGTATTCTTGATAAATTTGCAAGTGGTCTTTTAGTTGTTTTAGTTGGTAAATATACTAAACTTTCAGGTTATATTACATCTTTAGATAAAGAGTATATATCAGAATTTGAATTTGGTATTGAGACTGATACACTTGATCCTAATGGTAAAATAATAAATTCAACAGATTATGTTCCCAGTTTAAATGAGGTAGTTCTTGGTGTTGAGTCTTTAATAGGTGAAATTTTTCAAGTGCCACCTCAGTTTTCTTCAATTCATGTTAAAGGTCAAAGAGCTTACAAGCTTGCTCTTAGTGGACAGTCTTTTCATTTGCAGGCTAGGAGGATAAATATATATGATATTGAAATTTTAGATTATAATATTGATTCTCGTATTTTAAAATTAAAGATCAAATGTTCTAAGGGTACCTATGTTAGAAGTATAGCAAGAGATTTGGGGCATGCTTTAGGATCATGTGCTTATGTAAAGAGCCTTAAGAGAACCCAAATTGGTGATTTTAAATTAGATGATGCTTATTGTTTTGACAAGCTTAATGATGACTCTTTACTTGGTATAGAATCTTTAAATTTTTTTGAGAAAATTTATGTTGATAATAATATGATTAGACTTATACAAAATGGTATTTATATAAATATTGCTATTAATGATGGCGAATTTAAAATTTTGAAGTCTAAGAATGAAAAAACATTAGCAATAATTTGTGGCATTGGTTTAAATAAATATAGGTATGTTATTATTTTTTAA
- the rpsO gene encoding 30S ribosomal protein S15 — protein sequence MISKEQKQKIITEFGKNSNDTGSVEVQIALITDRIRYLTEHLKNNKKDHSSKRGLLKLVGQRRSLLRYYQKKNLEAYRTLISKLGLRK from the coding sequence ATGATTAGTAAAGAACAGAAACAAAAAATAATTACAGAATTTGGAAAAAATTCAAATGATACAGGTTCAGTTGAAGTGCAAATAGCGTTAATTACAGATAGAATAAGATATTTAACAGAGCATTTGAAAAATAATAAGAAAGATCATAGCTCTAAGAGAGGTTTATTAAAGTTAGTTGGGCAGAGAAGAAGTTTATTGAGATATTATCAAAAAAAGAATTTGGAAGCTTATAGAACCTTAATATCTAAACTTGGACTTAGAAAGTAA
- the pnp gene encoding polyribonucleotide nucleotidyltransferase, whose amino-acid sequence MRKILKLKIGREDLILETGLLAKQANGAVLATYGGSTVLATVCCSDSIRENLDFVPLSVEYNEKYYAAGKIPGGFIKREGKPKDKEVLVSRLIDRPMRPLFDKRFGREIQVVPTTLSTDQMNPPDIVGMNAAFTAVFLSDIPFNGPIAAVRIAYLNDEFIVNPSFDEIQDSVLDIVVAGSLDGITMVEGGANEVSEEILLDAIDKAYAYIKQICDLQKEFIYLIGEREKLPLAYEEKVFEFKDDLRSLIYSELRDACFVRGKLNRDKAIKLVKQKAYEHFSSLEQINDENEVLFYKACDDFEQEIVRKSILEDNLRTDGRTPTQIRDIVAEVDLLKRTHGSALFTRGETQALAVTTLGTSIDEQVMDDIDGDKRLNFMLHYNFPPFSVGETGRLMTGRREIGHGHLAQRSLEAMLPKKDDFPYTIRVVSEVLESNGSSSMATVCSGSMSLMAAGVPVKEQVAGIAMGLISNDDKYVILSDILGEEDHLGDMDFKVAGTKNGITGFQMDIKISNVTKQLMRDALEQARIGRMHILSIMDSVISSSRDDISVNAPKIIQLQIDIDKISLVIGSTGKTVKSITDEFEVRVQIEQDGRITLFGTDNLKMQKAKAKIESIVREPKVGEIYDGIVKKINSFGAFIELTPTKEGFLSNRSRSRDDRYGDIRHSRYSNRHSRYGRDSRSSFGMRFPRLEEGQIVKVRISDIDKFGKIELELARD is encoded by the coding sequence TTGAGAAAAATTTTAAAATTGAAAATAGGCAGAGAAGATTTAATTTTAGAAACAGGTTTGTTAGCTAAACAGGCAAATGGAGCGGTTCTTGCTACTTATGGTGGTTCTACTGTTCTTGCTACAGTCTGTTGTTCAGATTCAATTCGAGAAAATTTAGATTTTGTTCCTTTATCTGTTGAATATAATGAAAAATATTATGCTGCTGGAAAAATTCCTGGAGGTTTTATTAAAAGGGAGGGTAAGCCAAAAGATAAAGAAGTGCTTGTTTCTAGATTGATAGATAGACCTATGAGACCACTTTTTGATAAAAGATTTGGTAGGGAAATTCAGGTTGTTCCAACAACTTTGTCTACAGATCAAATGAATCCTCCTGATATTGTTGGAATGAATGCTGCTTTTACGGCTGTTTTTTTGTCAGATATTCCTTTTAATGGTCCTATTGCAGCAGTGAGGATAGCTTATTTAAATGATGAATTTATAGTAAATCCTTCTTTTGATGAAATACAAGATTCTGTTTTAGATATTGTTGTTGCGGGAAGTTTAGATGGCATTACAATGGTTGAGGGTGGTGCTAATGAAGTTAGTGAAGAAATTTTGCTTGATGCTATAGATAAGGCGTATGCTTATATTAAGCAAATTTGTGATTTACAAAAGGAATTTATATATTTAATAGGTGAGAGGGAAAAGTTACCACTTGCTTATGAGGAAAAGGTTTTTGAATTTAAGGATGATCTTAGAAGTTTAATTTATTCTGAACTTAGAGATGCGTGTTTTGTAAGGGGAAAACTTAATAGAGATAAAGCTATAAAGTTAGTTAAACAGAAAGCCTATGAACATTTTTCTTCTCTAGAGCAGATCAATGATGAGAATGAAGTTCTTTTTTATAAGGCGTGTGATGATTTTGAGCAGGAAATTGTTAGAAAATCAATCTTAGAGGATAATCTTAGAACTGATGGCCGTACTCCTACACAAATAAGAGATATTGTTGCTGAAGTTGATCTTTTAAAGCGAACCCATGGTTCTGCTCTTTTTACAAGAGGTGAAACCCAGGCATTGGCTGTTACAACATTAGGTACAAGTATTGATGAGCAAGTAATGGATGATATTGATGGTGATAAGCGTCTTAATTTTATGCTTCATTATAATTTTCCTCCGTTTTCTGTTGGAGAGACAGGTAGACTTATGACAGGAAGACGTGAAATTGGACATGGTCATTTAGCTCAAAGATCCCTTGAGGCTATGTTACCTAAAAAAGATGATTTTCCATATACCATTAGAGTAGTATCTGAAGTATTAGAATCAAATGGTTCTTCATCAATGGCAACCGTGTGTTCTGGAAGTATGTCTTTAATGGCTGCTGGAGTTCCTGTTAAAGAACAAGTTGCAGGGATAGCTATGGGACTTATTAGTAATGATGATAAGTATGTTATTTTGAGTGACATTCTTGGAGAAGAAGATCATTTAGGTGATATGGATTTTAAAGTTGCAGGAACCAAAAATGGGATTACTGGTTTTCAGATGGACATTAAAATTTCAAATGTTACAAAACAATTGATGAGAGATGCTCTTGAGCAGGCACGAATTGGAAGGATGCATATTTTATCTATTATGGATTCTGTTATTTCAAGTTCAAGAGATGATATATCTGTTAATGCGCCTAAAATTATTCAATTGCAAATTGATATTGATAAAATTTCTCTTGTTATTGGCTCTACTGGTAAGACAGTTAAATCGATTACAGATGAATTTGAAGTTAGAGTTCAAATTGAACAAGATGGTAGAATTACTCTTTTTGGAACTGATAATTTAAAGATGCAAAAAGCTAAGGCAAAGATAGAGAGTATTGTTAGGGAACCTAAGGTTGGTGAAATTTATGATGGAATTGTGAAAAAAATTAACAGTTTTGGAGCTTTCATTGAACTTACTCCTACTAAGGAAGGGTTTTTGAGTAATAGGTCAAGATCTAGAGATGATAGATATGGTGATATTAGGCATTCTAGGTATAGTAATAGACACTCTAGATATGGGAGAGATAGTAGAAGCAGCTTTGGTATGCGTTTTCCAAGATTAGAAGAAGGACAGATAGTTAAAGTTAGAATATCTGATATTGATAAATTTGGAAAAATTGAACTTGAATTAGCTAGAGATTAA
- a CDS encoding LptF/LptG family permease, with amino-acid sequence MRVLKNNYESYIITEFCKYFFITFLFFLFVFFINQILFFMRILLQNYVPFFKAFIFVIYSLPMVVALSPPFAALLSVILTIYRFKLNNEILAFRSIGISITNLLTPFLKLGVIIALISFILNDFLLPLGSIGRLKIFNDIKEEIPHLILKPYSSKQYGDLIFVSGEKSETGYKNVTFFDNTRLKGYDRIFMARELNIQKENHQVYFILNNVLSIALTEDEKGFYDYFYADRMKYSIDQVTFSDGWVLTYVPPSQMSMRDVFKLVVRQSKLVEELNAKNYLEEDLLNMNFANIYLNYLYDKNNIFDENSILENLNYVYNLSVNYAPYEDLIANRSYAFFYLEFYQKISLPLSVLFFIFLAFGMGMYSNKKYSIILELVISILICVFYWAMFMGGKVYTVQHAPNPILVIILPNILLIVAGLILFLRLLKR; translated from the coding sequence ATGAGAGTATTAAAAAACAATTATGAATCTTATATAATTACTGAATTTTGCAAGTATTTTTTTATTACTTTTTTGTTTTTTCTGTTTGTATTTTTCATAAATCAAATACTTTTTTTTATGAGAATACTTCTTCAAAACTATGTGCCATTTTTTAAAGCTTTTATTTTTGTTATATACTCGCTTCCTATGGTAGTTGCTCTATCTCCACCTTTTGCAGCATTGCTTTCTGTGATACTTACCATTTATAGATTTAAACTTAATAATGAAATTTTGGCTTTTAGATCAATTGGAATATCTATTACTAATTTATTGACTCCTTTTTTAAAATTGGGAGTAATTATTGCATTAATTTCTTTTATTCTCAATGATTTTTTGCTTCCTCTTGGATCTATTGGTAGATTGAAAATTTTTAATGATATTAAAGAAGAAATACCTCATTTAATATTGAAACCTTATTCAAGTAAGCAGTATGGAGATTTGATATTTGTATCGGGGGAGAAATCCGAAACAGGTTATAAGAATGTGACTTTTTTTGATAATACTAGACTTAAAGGTTATGACAGAATATTTATGGCAAGAGAACTCAATATTCAAAAGGAAAATCATCAAGTATATTTTATTTTAAATAATGTTTTGTCAATTGCTTTAACAGAAGACGAAAAGGGATTTTATGATTATTTTTATGCTGATCGTATGAAATATTCAATTGATCAAGTTACTTTTAGTGATGGTTGGGTGTTAACTTATGTGCCTCCATCTCAGATGAGTATGAGAGATGTTTTTAAACTTGTTGTCAGGCAAAGTAAATTAGTTGAAGAATTAAATGCAAAAAATTATTTGGAAGAAGATCTTTTAAATATGAATTTTGCAAATATTTATTTAAATTATTTATATGATAAGAATAACATTTTTGATGAGAATTCTATTCTTGAAAATTTAAATTATGTTTATAATTTGAGTGTAAATTATGCTCCTTATGAAGATCTTATTGCCAATAGAAGTTATGCTTTTTTTTATTTAGAATTTTATCAAAAGATTAGTTTGCCATTATCTGTTTTATTTTTTATTTTTTTAGCTTTTGGTATGGGTATGTATTCAAATAAAAAATATTCTATTATTCTTGAACTTGTTATTTCAATTCTTATTTGTGTTTTTTATTGGGCGATGTTTATGGGTGGCAAGGTGTATACAGTTCAACATGCCCCAAACCCTATTCTTGTTATTATTTTGCCGAATATTCTTTTAATTGTTGCAGGCTTAATACTATTTTTGAGACTTCTAAAGAGATGA